In one window of Candidatus Hydrogenedens sp. DNA:
- a CDS encoding MlaD family protein, with translation MNSKAVEFTKKEIIAGLFVLISIIILIAFILTVRGYRPYAGTKIYYTKFKNTLGLDRGADVRYGGLKIGKVIDIFTDPEDITQVCVKIAVAPNIILNQKCVATVEQVSLTSARHLEISTGDAQAPVLEEGGLIASVNKSGGIVELPDFSSTIAKVEQLLDDLTDFLGMERTRTAEASGENRPRVSDLTKQINDTLSEGKDFITELKNLMGEQKPHITEIVKNVTDIEKDVKKLLEQVNAVIAENRGPIRDSMNSIKEVLTRVQTLSEKTADDLETILANVEEITSNVDTLSSEARNWIGKNRRNLDEVMLDLKETIRNLRILSQTLAEQPQSLITGKIPGGKK, from the coding sequence ATGAATTCAAAAGCAGTTGAATTTACGAAAAAAGAAATTATAGCGGGATTGTTTGTTTTAATTAGCATCATCATTCTAATTGCGTTTATCCTAACAGTACGAGGTTACAGACCTTACGCTGGCACAAAAATATACTATACCAAGTTTAAAAACACATTAGGTTTAGATCGTGGTGCGGATGTACGCTATGGCGGTTTAAAGATTGGTAAAGTTATCGATATATTTACTGACCCTGAAGATATAACTCAGGTATGTGTGAAAATTGCGGTTGCACCAAATATTATTCTAAATCAAAAATGTGTGGCTACGGTAGAACAAGTTTCTCTCACCTCAGCACGCCATTTAGAAATATCCACAGGTGACGCCCAAGCACCTGTCCTTGAAGAAGGAGGACTTATTGCTTCTGTGAATAAATCTGGCGGAATTGTTGAATTGCCCGATTTTTCGTCCACTATAGCAAAGGTTGAACAACTTTTAGATGACCTAACAGATTTCTTGGGTATGGAAAGAACAAGGACTGCTGAAGCATCTGGCGAGAATAGACCACGTGTATCAGACCTGACAAAGCAAATTAACGATACCTTAAGCGAAGGGAAAGACTTTATTACTGAGCTGAAAAATCTTATGGGTGAGCAAAAACCACATATTACAGAAATTGTAAAAAATGTAACGGATATAGAAAAGGACGTAAAAAAACTATTAGAACAAGTTAACGCTGTTATTGCAGAAAATAGAGGACCTATTCGCGATTCAATGAACTCAATTAAGGAGGTTCTTACACGAGTCCAAACATTATCAGAGAAAACTGCTGACGACTTAGAAACAATTTTAGCGAATGTAGAAGAAATAACAAGTAATGTTGATACCTTATCTTCAGAGGCACGGAATTGGATAGGAAAAAATCGCAGGAATTTAGATGAAGTTATGCTCGACTTAAAAGAGACTATTCGTAATCTACGTATTCTCTCACAAACATTGGCTGAACAACCTCAATCCTTAATTACAGGGAAAATCCCAGGAGGGAAGAAATGA
- a CDS encoding ABC transporter permease, with protein MRFLLGYIGHHFLNGLHSLLIVCVLIMDTLNWLFWQPLRGRGLRWQSAVEHFVEYGFRSMPIVGLISLLVGIIMAMQSAYTLQQWGATIFIANLVGISALRELAPLMSAILITGRSGSAITAEIGTMKVSEEVDALMVMGLNPTKFLVVPKFLGMILAVPCVTVLSMAIMIAGGFVVAVGILGIDFWAYFDQTANALVAKDLYSGLIKSLFFGFTICWVGIYRGFQVEGSAESVGKMTTSSVVTSIFTIIIVDLIWTALFYFTE; from the coding sequence ATGAGATTCCTGTTAGGTTATATAGGTCATCATTTTTTAAATGGCTTACACTCTCTATTAATTGTTTGTGTACTTATTATGGACACTTTAAATTGGCTTTTTTGGCAACCCCTGCGAGGCAGAGGTTTACGATGGCAAAGTGCGGTAGAACATTTCGTTGAATATGGCTTCCGTTCTATGCCTATCGTTGGGCTTATCTCTTTATTGGTCGGGATTATTATGGCAATGCAGTCCGCATATACATTACAGCAATGGGGTGCAACGATATTTATAGCGAATCTGGTGGGTATATCTGCTTTAAGAGAATTAGCACCGTTAATGTCTGCAATTCTTATTACAGGTAGAAGTGGCTCGGCTATAACTGCGGAAATTGGCACAATGAAGGTATCTGAAGAGGTGGATGCCCTTATGGTTATGGGGTTAAATCCGACAAAATTTCTTGTCGTGCCAAAATTTTTGGGGATGATACTTGCAGTGCCCTGTGTTACAGTGCTATCCATGGCAATTATGATTGCAGGTGGATTTGTGGTAGCCGTTGGAATTCTCGGAATTGATTTTTGGGCTTATTTTGACCAAACAGCAAATGCCCTTGTCGCCAAGGACTTATATTCAGGGCTAATAAAAAGTTTATTTTTTGGCTTTACCATCTGTTGGGTGGGTATTTATCGTGGATTTCAAGTTGAAGGTAGCGCAGAAAGTGTTGGGAAAATGACCACTTCTTCTGTAGTAACATCAATTTTTACAATAATCATTGTAGATTTAATCTGGACAGCTTTATTTTACTTTACAGAATGA
- a CDS encoding sodium:solute symporter family protein — translation MLSHFSFLDASIVGVYLLLTIIAGLAVRKYVGKVEHYLVAGREMNLYLGIASLAATEFGIVTCMYTAQNGYKMGFAGATPGILQTIAMLVVGITGFCIKPLRDAGVMTIPELFEKRFGSTVRWLSGVVIVLGGLLNMGVFLRTGGEFLLLTAGFNPDAFAQSHQLEIMMSVLLIIVAVYTVLGGMLSVLVTDFLQFIVMSLGMLVVTVLILGKIGWTPLVEAVQKHHGSAGFNPFLMERGWEFVLFNLCLQFAVVLTWQAVIQRVLSAKSTKTGRQIYAHTSFFFTARFLIPGLWGIAALATLTPEQVGGNTLYAMPKFLSMFLPSGLMGILIAGMLAADMSTDSAYMLTWGGVIYNDILAPFRKKREWSEKKGVLMNRFIVAMIGLFLLFYGLWYPLKGNLWDYLGVTGTIYLSSMSVLLIACCYWKDANNWGAMGSIILGALFPIGFLVLQQLPATAEWAQEIGPYKSGISSYIVSGLAMIIGSLLKKHLVLNKQNP, via the coding sequence ATGTTATCACATTTTTCATTTCTTGATGCGAGTATTGTCGGTGTTTATTTGCTTTTAACTATTATTGCTGGGTTGGCAGTTCGAAAGTATGTAGGGAAAGTAGAGCATTATCTTGTTGCTGGCAGGGAGATGAACCTTTATTTGGGGATTGCTTCACTTGCGGCGACAGAATTTGGTATTGTGACGTGTATGTATACAGCACAAAATGGTTATAAAATGGGATTTGCTGGGGCAACACCAGGGATATTACAAACAATTGCTATGCTTGTCGTAGGTATTACTGGTTTCTGTATTAAACCTTTACGAGACGCAGGAGTTATGACTATTCCAGAATTATTTGAGAAGCGTTTTGGTTCTACGGTGAGATGGTTATCAGGTGTTGTTATTGTCCTTGGTGGTCTTTTAAATATGGGTGTATTTCTGAGAACAGGTGGTGAGTTTTTACTTCTCACGGCCGGTTTTAATCCAGATGCCTTTGCTCAATCCCATCAGCTTGAAATTATGATGAGTGTTCTTTTGATAATCGTAGCAGTATATACTGTTCTTGGGGGGATGTTGTCGGTTCTTGTAACAGATTTTTTGCAGTTTATAGTAATGAGTTTAGGGATGCTTGTTGTTACTGTGTTAATTTTAGGAAAGATAGGTTGGACTCCATTAGTTGAGGCTGTTCAGAAACATCATGGTTCTGCTGGCTTTAATCCATTTTTGATGGAACGTGGTTGGGAGTTTGTATTGTTTAACCTTTGTTTACAATTTGCGGTTGTACTCACCTGGCAGGCAGTAATTCAGCGGGTTCTTTCCGCAAAAAGCACAAAAACAGGAAGGCAAATTTATGCTCATACGAGTTTTTTCTTCACAGCACGGTTTCTCATCCCAGGTTTGTGGGGCATTGCAGCTTTAGCGACATTAACTCCAGAACAAGTCGGTGGAAATACATTATATGCAATGCCCAAGTTTTTGAGTATGTTTCTTCCCAGTGGTTTAATGGGAATTTTGATTGCGGGAATGTTAGCAGCAGACATGTCTACGGACTCTGCATATATGTTAACATGGGGAGGTGTTATCTACAATGATATTCTGGCTCCATTCCGCAAAAAACGGGAATGGTCAGAGAAAAAAGGCGTGCTTATGAATCGGTTTATTGTGGCGATGATAGGTTTATTCCTTTTGTTTTATGGATTATGGTATCCATTAAAAGGAAATCTATGGGACTATCTCGGGGTTACGGGAACAATCTATCTATCAAGTATGTCTGTGCTTTTAATTGCTTGCTGTTATTGGAAAGATGCAAATAACTGGGGTGCTATGGGGTCTATTATTTTAGGTGCCCTTTTCCCTATCGGATTTTTAGTTCTTCAACAGCTTCCAGCAACAGCGGAATGGGCTCAAGAAATCGGTCCATATAAATCTGGTATCTCTTCATATATCGTTTCTGGATTGGCAATGATTATCGGTTCATTATTGAAAAAACATCTCGTCTTGAACAAGCAGAATCCTTAA
- a CDS encoding RsmE family RNA methyltransferase: MSHLFYFVIPHHSPKEGDIVLQGEEAHHAIRVVRVKAGEHIGFIDGQGGKWFCKVTNICKDILTAKIIKYQYIQKETDVCLIIGWLHRDNAIETLVTYGTEMGISEFRFFQSERSTRPIRRDDKIKRWVVQSCKIVGRPWFPNVTMHEGLLSAIKDFEGKLLIATASHSSMSISQVDCSKPCGLIIGPEGDFSENEIAMAEKAGAKPIYLGPDVYRSELSALLGSFFILGKQGYFEKSPQNNFSFD; encoded by the coding sequence ATGTCTCATTTATTTTACTTTGTAATTCCACATCACTCTCCAAAAGAAGGGGATATTGTTTTACAAGGGGAAGAGGCTCATCATGCTATTCGTGTTGTTCGAGTGAAGGCAGGGGAGCATATCGGTTTTATTGATGGGCAAGGAGGAAAGTGGTTTTGTAAGGTAACTAATATCTGTAAAGACATATTAACTGCAAAGATAATCAAATATCAATATATTCAAAAAGAAACGGATGTCTGTTTGATTATTGGCTGGTTACATCGGGACAATGCCATTGAAACATTAGTGACATATGGAACTGAGATGGGTATTTCCGAATTTCGTTTTTTTCAGTCGGAACGCTCGACGCGTCCCATACGGCGAGATGATAAAATAAAGAGATGGGTGGTTCAATCATGTAAAATTGTCGGTCGACCTTGGTTCCCAAATGTAACTATGCATGAGGGTTTATTATCAGCAATCAAAGATTTTGAGGGTAAATTATTGATAGCTACGGCTTCACATTCGTCAATGTCCATATCTCAAGTAGACTGTTCCAAGCCCTGTGGACTTATCATCGGACCTGAAGGGGATTTTTCTGAAAATGAGATTGCAATGGCGGAGAAAGCAGGGGCAAAGCCTATTTATTTAGGGCCTGATGTATATCGTAGTGAATTGTCTGCTTTATTAGGTTCTTTTTTCATTTTGGGAAAACAAGGTTATTTTGAGAAATCGCCCCAAAATAATTTTTCATTTGATTAG
- a CDS encoding PTS sugar transporter subunit IIA, producing the protein MDMDFEKFFSPKTIIPKLEAQSKQEVISSLVDLLKEESKITDREKVLSAVIERESVDSTGVGNGIALPHASIRGLNKIITAIARIPDGIDFVAQDRKPVFLVILICYPPTQNHVYLSLLSSVSKVFSKKENVQTIIKQTSAKAIHDKLLDLLLKQDEQNKLSHLEKKPDERVLITPPPSGPVPEILLLIRLQMIEEEFKVATRGKKQLQQKIDNLRSLISKDTLQHYDKLKERRPPAVVPIEGNTCHGCFMTLSTDFVQRVKQEKDNLFLCPLCRRFVYWI; encoded by the coding sequence ATGGATATGGATTTTGAGAAGTTTTTTTCACCTAAAACAATAATTCCCAAGTTAGAAGCGCAAAGTAAACAAGAGGTCATTTCATCATTGGTAGATTTGCTAAAAGAAGAAAGCAAGATAACAGACCGCGAAAAGGTTCTTTCCGCAGTGATAGAGCGAGAGTCGGTAGATAGTACTGGTGTTGGAAATGGTATTGCTTTACCGCATGCGAGTATTCGCGGTTTAAATAAGATAATTACCGCGATAGCACGTATTCCAGATGGTATTGATTTTGTTGCTCAAGACCGCAAACCTGTATTTTTAGTCATCTTAATCTGCTATCCCCCTACACAGAACCATGTTTATTTAAGTCTTCTTTCAAGTGTATCGAAGGTATTTTCGAAAAAGGAGAATGTCCAGACGATTATAAAACAGACATCGGCAAAAGCAATTCATGACAAGTTATTAGATTTACTTCTAAAACAGGATGAGCAAAATAAATTGTCTCATTTAGAAAAAAAACCAGACGAAAGGGTTTTAATTACCCCACCCCCATCGGGTCCTGTCCCTGAAATTCTATTGTTAATACGTCTTCAAATGATTGAAGAAGAATTTAAAGTGGCTACACGTGGAAAAAAGCAACTTCAACAGAAGATAGATAATTTGCGTTCTCTCATTTCTAAAGATACACTCCAACATTATGATAAGCTAAAAGAAAGAAGACCACCTGCAGTAGTGCCTATTGAGGGCAATACCTGTCATGGTTGTTTTATGACATTATCTACAGATTTTGTCCAAAGAGTAAAGCAGGAAAAAGATAATCTATTTTTATGCCCACTATGCCGAAGATTTGTGTATTGGATATAA
- a CDS encoding Gfo/Idh/MocA family oxidoreductase encodes MTDLSRRDFIQTALLIPPSLSLSMLMNQREKLKEKASIGVVGVGNRGHFLVDLLTQCSDVVIRAIADIRKEHAERTKSLCTQRQSFVPEIYTNGETDFENLVKREDIDCVLCATSWEWHTPVAISSMKAGKLTAIEVPAGITLKECWELIKTSNRYNQPCFMLENVCYFKEPLTILRMIREGLFGEVVHAEGGYQHDCRYLLADETGTLNWRGKGLINRIGNTYPTHPIGPISQWLNINRGDRFVSLYSVSTPPFGMHEYFVKKYGADHKLAKMNIKHGDINTTILQTALGKTVTLYHDTTLPRPYDSIFRVQGTKGIYFGSLQKIYLEDISPQKDTWEDFEPYTDKYAHPMWSAYESAGGSTAGHGLGDFITVRELVRAIRTGQTSLPDVYDSATWSAIIELSEQSASVGGKKIEFPDFTDGKWKTNSPIPIIQIPEQWLSVCNRK; translated from the coding sequence ATGACAGACCTTTCAAGAAGAGATTTTATACAAACAGCCTTGTTAATCCCTCCGTCATTATCATTAAGCATGCTTATGAATCAAAGGGAAAAATTAAAAGAAAAAGCAAGCATTGGTGTCGTTGGAGTTGGCAATCGGGGACATTTTTTGGTCGATTTATTAACCCAGTGTTCCGATGTCGTGATTCGTGCTATTGCTGACATAAGAAAAGAACATGCAGAACGCACAAAATCGTTATGCACACAACGACAAAGTTTCGTCCCAGAAATTTACACAAACGGAGAGACCGATTTTGAAAATCTGGTAAAACGAGAAGACATTGATTGTGTGTTATGCGCCACCTCCTGGGAATGGCATACACCAGTAGCCATATCATCAATGAAGGCAGGTAAATTAACCGCAATTGAGGTCCCAGCAGGAATCACTCTTAAAGAATGTTGGGAACTAATTAAAACCTCAAATAGATATAATCAACCCTGTTTCATGTTAGAGAATGTCTGCTACTTTAAAGAGCCACTCACCATTCTTCGTATGATACGTGAAGGGCTTTTTGGTGAGGTTGTTCATGCAGAAGGTGGTTACCAACATGATTGCCGATATCTGTTAGCAGATGAAACAGGCACGTTAAACTGGCGTGGAAAAGGATTAATTAACAGAATAGGAAATACATATCCAACGCATCCTATCGGACCTATCTCACAGTGGCTTAACATTAATAGAGGTGACCGATTTGTTTCCTTATACAGTGTATCAACCCCACCATTCGGGATGCATGAATACTTTGTAAAAAAATATGGTGCCGACCACAAACTCGCAAAAATGAATATCAAACATGGTGACATAAATACAACCATACTTCAAACAGCCTTAGGAAAAACAGTGACGTTATATCATGACACAACCTTACCACGTCCTTACGACTCTATATTTAGAGTTCAAGGAACAAAGGGAATTTATTTCGGGTCTCTACAAAAAATTTATTTAGAGGATATTAGCCCACAAAAAGATACATGGGAAGATTTTGAACCTTACACTGATAAATATGCACATCCTATGTGGTCTGCTTACGAATCCGCTGGCGGTTCAACTGCTGGACATGGACTTGGTGATTTTATCACAGTTCGTGAATTGGTACGTGCCATCCGAACAGGACAAACCTCACTTCCTGATGTATACGATTCGGCAACATGGTCAGCTATTATTGAATTATCAGAACAATCAGCATCTGTAGGTGGAAAGAAAATAGAGTTTCCAGATTTTACAGATGGCAAATGGAAAACAAACTCCCCTATTCCCATTATTCAAATCCCTGAACAGTGGCTTTCGGTGTGTAACAGGAAATAA
- a CDS encoding histidine triad nucleotide-binding protein: protein MSEDCLFCKIARKEIPSTEVYSDDEFYAFRDIHPAAPVHVLLIPRKHIARITDASEEDEALLGRMLLRANEIAKKEGIAEPGFRYVLSCNAHGGQLIFHIHLHILGGRELGWPPG, encoded by the coding sequence ATGAGTGAAGATTGCCTGTTTTGTAAAATAGCACGTAAAGAAATACCTTCGACAGAAGTATATTCTGATGATGAATTTTATGCTTTTCGAGATATTCATCCTGCAGCACCCGTTCATGTTCTTTTAATACCACGGAAGCATATTGCTCGGATAACGGATGCCAGTGAAGAGGATGAAGCTCTTTTAGGAAGGATGCTTTTACGGGCAAATGAAATTGCAAAAAAGGAAGGAATTGCAGAACCTGGCTTTAGATATGTTCTAAGTTGTAACGCTCATGGTGGCCAGCTTATATTTCACATTCATTTGCATATTTTAGGAGGTAGAGAATTGGGATGGCCTCCAGGTTAA
- a CDS encoding shikimate dehydrogenase encodes MKIDVNTKLCAVIGHPVRHSLSPVIHNAGFQSLGLNYVYLAFDVTDLEGCLKGMRALDGFRGISVTIPHKEAVIQYLDRVDPVAQKIGSVNTITHEGEQLLGTNTDGQGTLKAFSRAGVTLSGKRILFLGAGGAVRAVAFTFAQMVQPAQITILGRTPSRLEKLLTDLKHTYPNILFQHGYLSEDIQRYITEHEIIIQGTPMGMEGHNSEKLAFPFDVLSSQHVVFDMVYRPLYTELIKEAQKRNCTVITGIEMLVEQAVLQFELWTGIPAPVDVMRNAVEKVLKQCDI; translated from the coding sequence ATGAAAATTGATGTAAATACAAAATTATGTGCAGTAATAGGACATCCAGTTCGACACTCGTTGTCCCCTGTCATTCATAATGCTGGGTTTCAGAGTTTAGGTCTTAATTATGTTTATCTTGCCTTTGATGTTACCGACCTTGAAGGTTGTCTAAAAGGGATGCGTGCTCTTGATGGATTTCGTGGGATAAGTGTGACCATTCCCCACAAAGAGGCAGTAATCCAATATCTTGATAGAGTCGATCCAGTTGCCCAGAAAATAGGTAGTGTTAACACAATTACTCACGAAGGGGAACAACTTTTGGGAACGAATACAGACGGTCAAGGGACACTCAAGGCTTTTTCAAGGGCAGGTGTTACTTTGTCGGGGAAGAGAATTCTTTTCCTCGGTGCTGGCGGTGCTGTTCGTGCTGTTGCGTTTACTTTTGCTCAAATGGTACAACCTGCACAGATTACTATACTCGGTAGAACACCGTCACGGCTGGAAAAACTGCTTACTGATCTAAAACACACTTATCCTAATATTCTTTTTCAACATGGATACTTAAGTGAGGACATTCAGCGGTATATTACGGAACATGAAATCATTATACAGGGGACACCTATGGGGATGGAGGGACATAACTCCGAGAAGTTGGCTTTCCCTTTTGATGTTCTTTCTTCTCAGCATGTCGTATTTGATATGGTATATCGACCACTGTACACTGAATTGATAAAGGAAGCACAAAAAAGGAATTGCACAGTAATAACAGGGATAGAAATGCTCGTAGAACAAGCAGTATTACAATTCGAATTATGGACAGGGATACCTGCCCCTGTGGATGTAATGCGGAACGCTGTTGAAAAAGTATTAAAACAATGTGATATATAA
- a CDS encoding ABC transporter ATP-binding protein, whose protein sequence is MNNNNSEYIIEVENLVVEYGTRRVLDNISFKVKKGEIFVILGGSGCGKSTLLRTLVGLLRPSFGKIYMFGKDVTALNTQQQIELRKRIGMCFQNSALFNSMTVGENVALPLKEHTNLADSTIEIMTQIKLDLVGLGGCAHLYPSQLSGGMKKRAGIARAMALDPEIIFYDEPSSGLDPIVAAGLDQLIRKMQSTFNLTSVVVTHDLESVQIIADRVCLLHEGKIVAIGDLKEMGLHSDPYLRQFFARTPNPEENQTAPSILDTFENM, encoded by the coding sequence ATGAACAATAATAACTCCGAATACATAATTGAAGTTGAAAACCTTGTCGTGGAGTACGGGACAAGGCGAGTCCTTGATAATATCTCATTTAAGGTAAAAAAAGGTGAGATATTTGTAATCCTTGGCGGTAGTGGTTGCGGGAAAAGTACATTACTCAGAACATTAGTAGGATTACTCCGACCAAGTTTTGGAAAAATTTATATGTTTGGGAAAGATGTTACAGCCCTTAATACACAACAACAAATAGAACTGAGAAAACGGATTGGCATGTGTTTTCAGAACTCCGCTCTGTTTAATTCGATGACAGTAGGAGAGAATGTGGCGTTACCCTTAAAAGAACATACCAACCTTGCAGACTCAACAATAGAAATCATGACACAAATTAAACTGGACCTGGTAGGTCTCGGAGGGTGTGCCCATTTATATCCCTCTCAATTAAGCGGAGGAATGAAAAAACGTGCTGGAATAGCACGGGCTATGGCGTTAGACCCTGAGATTATTTTCTATGATGAACCTTCCTCAGGATTAGACCCTATTGTCGCAGCAGGATTAGACCAGCTTATACGAAAAATGCAAAGCACATTTAACCTTACCAGTGTTGTTGTCACTCACGATTTGGAAAGCGTTCAAATCATTGCAGACCGTGTTTGTCTCCTACATGAAGGTAAAATTGTGGCTATTGGCGATTTGAAAGAGATGGGACTTCATTCTGACCCATACTTACGTCAATTTTTTGCACGAACTCCAAATCCAGAAGAAAATCAAACCGCCCCGTCAATTTTGGATACTTTTGAAAATATGTAA
- a CDS encoding ABC-type transport auxiliary lipoprotein family protein: protein MKYITCIISTIFIFLIGNICIGCISAPPLHYYTLEWSLKHQQDTSQPLWLQVASIKLAEPLKRKEIMIRKSPVEIEYYSTHLWASSLEELLTHKINQSFMCENLSKNTPDVYLHIDVLNFEVVEMSPQINVDVKFVVQFLNPENMKLITQKVYAVEKQPADKDVKEVVKTLSLCVDEIIDNIYKDATHLNKT from the coding sequence ATGAAATATATTACCTGTATAATATCCACAATTTTCATATTCTTAATTGGAAATATATGTATCGGTTGTATATCTGCGCCACCACTTCATTACTACACCTTGGAATGGTCATTAAAACACCAGCAAGATACTTCACAACCCCTATGGCTTCAAGTGGCAAGTATTAAGTTAGCAGAACCATTAAAACGAAAAGAAATTATGATAAGAAAGAGCCCAGTCGAAATTGAATATTATTCAACACATCTTTGGGCTTCCAGTTTAGAAGAATTATTAACCCATAAAATAAACCAATCTTTTATGTGTGAAAATTTAAGTAAAAACACCCCTGATGTTTATCTTCATATCGATGTATTAAATTTTGAAGTAGTAGAAATGTCTCCACAAATTAACGTGGACGTAAAATTTGTTGTGCAATTCCTCAATCCAGAAAACATGAAACTCATTACCCAAAAAGTATACGCAGTTGAAAAACAGCCAGCAGATAAAGACGTAAAAGAAGTAGTAAAAACGTTATCTTTGTGTGTGGATGAAATTATAGATAATATATACAAAGATGCAACCCATCTGAATAAAACATAA
- a CDS encoding cyclic nucleotide-binding domain-containing protein, with the protein MDDVFTKQEGIVSALFKGLSSDEVERLFDSGLIVHFKKDEVVFYQGSMGNHVYLILSGSVGVYRDEKQIVTLDSGEIFGEMALFTKEPRSATVKVLQDSQLLIFSETSFHKLLTKQTAVRLLLNIINILCERLKKKNEE; encoded by the coding sequence ATGGACGACGTATTTACAAAACAAGAAGGTATTGTGTCTGCCCTATTTAAAGGGTTATCTTCAGATGAAGTAGAACGATTGTTCGATAGTGGGCTTATTGTCCACTTTAAGAAAGATGAGGTTGTGTTTTATCAGGGGAGTATGGGTAATCATGTTTATTTAATTTTAAGTGGTTCTGTTGGTGTGTATCGGGACGAGAAACAAATTGTTACATTAGATAGTGGTGAAATTTTTGGTGAGATGGCATTATTTACTAAAGAACCGCGTTCAGCCACTGTGAAAGTTCTCCAAGATTCACAACTATTAATTTTTAGTGAAACTTCATTTCATAAATTGTTGACTAAACAAACAGCAGTACGGCTATTACTAAACATCATTAACATTCTCTGTGAACGATTAAAGAAAAAGAACGAAGAGTAA
- a CDS encoding IMP cyclohydrolase, which translates to MNDNKNKIDLKAMYRTKTEGSFPESINVLGKQWIKVEDLRYGTNPHQPAAFYRPADGTNIFLGAYQILKTGKSGLSQTNLEDLHHAFGILKYLQKPACAVMKHCNPSGVAIQQEGQTLADVYRRARDADSQAAFGGVVAFNVEVDEATAIEIMQTVIEGVSAPSFTPEALSVFNDFEKYKKNKEIRIIKVPPLDLLPKYIGDSITTWEMKVFDDGSIVLAQPYLTKIRSANDFIKASVEHPKKGKIESEVIPSQQELEDLLFAWYINIHVRSNGVVIVKNGQTLAVGTGQQDRVGAVEQAIEKAKKKYKGSETLNGAVLASDGFFPFPDAVETAVREGIHAIVQPGGSVNDYDVIEFANRVGVAMLFTGERCFSHH; encoded by the coding sequence ATGAATGATAACAAAAACAAAATCGACTTAAAAGCGATGTATCGCACTAAAACAGAAGGCTCTTTCCCAGAATCTATCAACGTATTGGGAAAACAATGGATTAAGGTTGAAGACCTTCGATACGGAACCAATCCACATCAGCCAGCTGCATTTTATAGACCTGCGGATGGAACTAATATCTTTTTGGGGGCATATCAAATTTTGAAAACAGGCAAAAGTGGGTTGTCTCAAACAAATCTTGAAGATTTACACCATGCCTTTGGAATACTAAAATATTTGCAAAAACCTGCTTGTGCAGTTATGAAACATTGCAATCCGTCAGGTGTCGCAATCCAACAGGAAGGCCAAACGTTAGCAGATGTTTACCGCCGTGCACGTGATGCCGACTCGCAAGCAGCCTTCGGTGGCGTTGTCGCTTTTAATGTTGAAGTCGATGAAGCAACTGCAATTGAAATTATGCAAACCGTAATTGAAGGAGTCTCCGCTCCATCTTTTACACCAGAAGCATTGTCCGTTTTTAACGATTTTGAAAAATATAAAAAGAATAAAGAAATACGTATTATTAAGGTACCTCCATTAGACCTTTTACCCAAATATATTGGAGATAGTATCACGACATGGGAAATGAAAGTTTTTGATGACGGTAGCATTGTGTTGGCTCAGCCATATCTTACAAAAATAAGAAGTGCCAATGATTTCATAAAGGCTTCTGTAGAACATCCGAAAAAAGGAAAGATTGAAAGTGAAGTTATCCCCTCTCAGCAAGAATTGGAAGACCTTCTTTTTGCCTGGTATATAAACATCCATGTTCGTTCGAATGGCGTCGTAATTGTAAAAAATGGACAGACATTAGCAGTTGGGACAGGACAACAAGACCGCGTCGGTGCTGTCGAACAAGCTATAGAAAAAGCAAAGAAAAAGTATAAAGGTAGTGAAACTCTCAACGGTGCAGTTCTTGCCTCGGATGGCTTCTTCCCATTTCCTGATGCAGTAGAAACTGCTGTGCGTGAAGGAATACATGCCATTGTTCAACCCGGTGGAAGTGTTAACGATTATGATGTTATTGAATTTGCCAACCGCGTAGGTGTGGCTATGTTATTTACGGGTGAGCGTTGCTTCTCTCATCACTAA